The following coding sequences lie in one Deltaproteobacteria bacterium genomic window:
- a CDS encoding acyl-CoA dehydrogenase family protein, protein MSDHGPIVALPTHEVHNVPGPMPAYDLFGSDPTLREGVRREGGEWALAPCDALGRALGRPEVFELGALANEHKPLLKTFDRYGQRIDEVEFHPAYHELMGIAMQHRVHSLAWHDPRPGAHVAHAALVYLMTQVEAGVLCPMAMTYAAVPTLRVQPELAAVWEPKLVSERYDRRFVPVEQKHAATFGMAMTEKQGGSDVRANTTRARPLGTGGPGQAYLLTGHKYFCSAPMSDGFLTLAHTERGLTCFLVPRFRDDGTRNNFFIQRLKDKLGNRSNASSEIEYADTWARMVGEEGRGVATIIEMVHHTRIDAAVAPVGLMRQALTQALHHTRGRNAFGKRLFEQPLMRAVLADLEVEIEAATVLGLRVARAFDEGAHDPAARAFARLATAVAKYWINKRVPGVVVEALECHGGIGYVEETMMPRLYREAPLNSIWEGSGNVICLDVLRTLQREPDALTMLLDEVRPAAAQRRELAEHVRGIEALLRGGELEPRARTLVQALALALEGALLVQHGDPAVADAFCRTRLARDAPAIYGTLPADVDVAAILARATVDA, encoded by the coding sequence ATGTCCGACCATGGCCCCATCGTCGCGCTGCCGACCCACGAGGTGCACAACGTGCCGGGTCCGATGCCCGCCTACGATCTGTTCGGCAGCGACCCCACGCTGCGCGAGGGCGTGCGGCGCGAGGGCGGCGAGTGGGCGCTGGCGCCGTGCGATGCGCTCGGCCGCGCGCTCGGTCGGCCGGAGGTCTTCGAGCTCGGCGCGCTGGCCAACGAGCACAAGCCCCTCCTCAAGACCTTCGATCGGTACGGCCAGCGCATCGACGAGGTCGAGTTCCACCCCGCGTACCACGAGCTGATGGGCATCGCGATGCAGCACCGTGTGCACTCGCTGGCGTGGCACGACCCACGGCCGGGCGCGCACGTGGCCCACGCGGCGCTGGTCTACCTGATGACGCAGGTCGAGGCCGGCGTGCTGTGCCCGATGGCGATGACCTACGCGGCGGTGCCAACCCTGCGCGTGCAGCCGGAGCTGGCCGCGGTGTGGGAGCCCAAGCTGGTCTCGGAGCGCTACGACCGGCGCTTCGTGCCGGTCGAACAGAAGCACGCCGCGACCTTCGGCATGGCGATGACGGAGAAGCAGGGCGGCTCCGACGTGCGCGCCAACACCACCCGCGCCCGCCCGCTCGGCACCGGCGGCCCCGGGCAGGCGTACCTGTTGACCGGGCACAAGTACTTCTGTTCGGCGCCGATGTCCGATGGCTTCCTGACGCTCGCGCACACCGAGCGCGGGCTCACCTGCTTCTTGGTGCCGCGCTTTCGCGACGACGGCACTCGCAACAACTTCTTCATCCAGCGGTTGAAGGACAAGCTCGGCAATCGCAGCAACGCGTCGAGCGAGATCGAGTACGCCGATACGTGGGCGCGCATGGTCGGCGAGGAGGGCCGCGGTGTCGCGACCATCATCGAGATGGTGCATCACACCCGCATCGACGCTGCGGTCGCGCCCGTGGGGCTCATGCGGCAGGCACTCACGCAGGCGCTGCACCACACCCGCGGGCGCAACGCGTTCGGCAAGCGGTTGTTCGAGCAGCCACTGATGCGTGCGGTGCTGGCCGACCTCGAGGTCGAGATCGAGGCCGCCACCGTGCTCGGGCTGCGGGTCGCCCGCGCGTTCGACGAGGGCGCCCACGATCCTGCGGCGCGGGCCTTCGCGCGGCTGGCCACCGCGGTCGCCAAGTATTGGATCAACAAGCGCGTGCCGGGCGTCGTGGTCGAGGCGCTCGAGTGCCACGGTGGCATCGGCTACGTCGAGGAGACGATGATGCCGCGGCTGTACCGCGAGGCGCCGCTCAATTCGATCTGGGAGGGCTCGGGCAACGTCATCTGCCTCGACGTCCTGCGCACGCTGCAGCGCGAGCCCGACGCGCTCACGATGCTGCTCGACGAGGTGCGACCGGCGGCGGCGCAGCGGCGCGAGCTGGCCGAGCACGTGCGCGGCATCGAGGCGCTGCTGCGCGGCGGTGAGCTCGAGCCGCGCGCGCGCACCCTGGTGCAGGCGCTCGCGCTCGCGCTCGAGGGTGCGCTGCTGGTCCAGCACGGCGACCCTGCGGTCGCCGACGCGTTCTGTCGCACGCGCCTCGCACGGGATGCGCCAGCGATCTACGGCACGCTGCCCGCCGACGTCGACGTGGCCGCGATCCTCGCTCGTGCCACGGTCGACGCGTGA
- a CDS encoding sigma-70 family RNA polymerase sigma factor, with translation MAQPSGRARLDPTPHAPLVRRALRSLGVDADAIDDAMQDVFAVLVRRQGDFDRERSLVNWIWGIARGVASTHRRSRRRRAALLEALCAEPTPASPQPDDVVARTRAARRIAEFVARLPAIHREVFVQSELQGRAGPEIAAALGLNLNTTYARLRAARQRFEATFVEPDGRGRMPAWLAWLPLVPKPWLTASVGASLVAMSAAVPTTALGGRDLDPAPRPTIAAREPSATALATSPSSPRIHGATDKDVDMKPTRTIATAVVATTVALTAGTAAAAPAKARRAEPQAANDTDADEAARKDGSGNITAVYDFVEGDRLTGEVLSPTGTQVDARAKLKFPSLLTLRGHFLPELIQLGREL, from the coding sequence ATGGCGCAGCCTTCTGGTCGGGCCCGCTTGGACCCCACGCCGCATGCTCCGTTGGTGCGCCGGGCGCTGCGTAGCCTCGGGGTCGACGCCGATGCGATCGACGATGCGATGCAGGATGTCTTCGCGGTGCTCGTGCGCCGGCAGGGCGACTTCGATCGCGAGCGCTCGCTGGTCAACTGGATCTGGGGCATCGCGCGCGGCGTGGCCTCGACCCACCGCCGCTCCCGTCGACGTCGCGCGGCGTTGCTCGAGGCGCTGTGCGCCGAGCCGACGCCAGCTTCGCCGCAGCCCGACGACGTCGTCGCGCGCACCCGCGCGGCGCGGCGCATCGCCGAGTTCGTCGCGCGGCTGCCCGCGATCCACCGCGAGGTCTTCGTGCAATCGGAGCTGCAAGGCCGCGCGGGGCCCGAGATCGCCGCGGCGCTCGGGCTCAACCTCAACACCACCTACGCACGCCTGCGAGCCGCGCGTCAGCGCTTCGAGGCCACGTTCGTCGAGCCCGACGGTCGCGGGCGCATGCCAGCCTGGCTGGCGTGGTTGCCGCTGGTACCCAAGCCGTGGCTGACCGCGAGCGTGGGTGCATCGTTGGTGGCGATGTCGGCGGCGGTACCCACCACCGCGTTGGGCGGCCGCGACCTCGACCCCGCGCCGCGTCCGACCATCGCCGCGCGCGAGCCGTCGGCGACCGCACTCGCAACGAGCCCGAGCTCGCCACGGATTCACGGCGCGACGGACAAGGACGTCGACATGAAGCCCACGCGAACCATCGCCACCGCCGTCGTCGCCACCACCGTCGCGCTCACCGCGGGCACCGCAGCCGCGGCGCCGGCCAAGGCGCGTCGCGCCGAGCCCCAAGCAGCGAACGACACCGACGCCGACGAGGCCGCGCGCAAGGACGGCAGCGGCAACATCACCGCGGTCTACGATTTCGTCGAGGGCGATCGCCTGACCGGCGAGGTGCTGAGCCCGACCGGCACGCAGGTCGACGCTCGCGCCAAGCTCAAGTTCCCCAGCCTGCTCACGCTGCGCGGCCACTTCCTGCCCGAGCTGATCCAGCTCGGGCGCGAGCTGTGA
- a CDS encoding glycosyltransferase family 4 protein, which produces MRILYLSQYFPPEMGAPAARVSELAARWVARGHEVAVLTGFPNHPTGVIPPEYRGRVLQRERYRGIEVLRTWIYAAPNKGVLRRGLAYGSFAGSSVLLGGLAREVRRADLVLATSPQFLCALSGLALARAWRVPYVLEIRDLWPQSIVEVGALPPSHPIVLGLRALERFAYAQADLLVGVTDSFARIWREQGVDPQKIRTIKNGVDLGFFRPDQDGRAMRATLGLTDDAFVVGYIGTIGMAHGLGTLLDVAERLRDHPGIEFVLVGEGAQRGALEQEARARGLTHVHFVGQLPRAQIPAVLAATDLPVVMLKDTPLFETVLPSKLFEIMGCARPLLLAVGGEAKQLALEADCGWVIPPEDADAMADAILRVRASPDEAARRGRAGRAYVEQHFDREQLADRYLDELRALVGG; this is translated from the coding sequence ATGCGGATCCTCTACTTGTCGCAGTACTTCCCGCCCGAGATGGGCGCGCCGGCGGCACGGGTATCGGAGCTCGCGGCGCGTTGGGTGGCCCGCGGACACGAGGTCGCGGTGCTCACGGGCTTCCCCAACCACCCCACCGGGGTGATCCCGCCAGAGTACCGCGGACGCGTGCTGCAACGCGAGCGCTACCGCGGCATCGAGGTGCTGCGCACGTGGATCTACGCCGCGCCCAACAAGGGCGTGCTGCGACGCGGGCTCGCCTATGGCTCGTTCGCCGGCTCGTCGGTGCTGCTGGGCGGGCTCGCACGCGAGGTCCGCCGCGCCGACCTGGTGCTCGCGACCTCGCCACAGTTCCTGTGCGCGCTGTCGGGGCTCGCGCTCGCACGCGCGTGGCGGGTGCCCTACGTGCTCGAGATCCGCGATCTGTGGCCGCAGAGCATCGTCGAGGTCGGCGCGCTGCCACCCTCGCACCCGATCGTGCTGGGGCTGCGCGCGCTCGAGCGCTTCGCCTACGCCCAGGCCGATCTGCTGGTCGGCGTGACCGACTCGTTCGCCCGCATCTGGCGCGAGCAAGGCGTCGATCCGCAGAAGATCCGCACCATCAAGAACGGCGTCGACCTTGGCTTCTTCCGCCCCGACCAGGACGGCCGCGCCATGCGTGCGACGCTCGGGCTGACCGACGACGCGTTCGTGGTCGGCTACATCGGCACCATCGGCATGGCCCACGGTCTGGGTACGCTGCTGGACGTGGCCGAGCGTCTGCGCGACCACCCCGGGATCGAGTTCGTGTTGGTCGGCGAAGGTGCGCAGCGCGGCGCGCTCGAGCAGGAGGCACGCGCCCGCGGCCTCACCCACGTGCACTTCGTCGGCCAGCTGCCGCGCGCGCAGATCCCCGCGGTGCTCGCCGCCACCGACCTCCCGGTGGTGATGCTCAAGGACACGCCGCTGTTCGAGACCGTGCTGCCGTCGAAGCTGTTCGAGATCATGGGCTGCGCGCGGCCGTTGCTGCTGGCGGTGGGCGGTGAGGCCAAGCAGCTCGCGCTCGAGGCCGACTGCGGCTGGGTCATCCCACCCGAGGACGCCGACGCGATGGCCGACGCGATCCTCCGGGTGCGAGCGTCGCCCGACGAGGCCGCGCGACGCGGCCGCGCCGGACGGGCCTACGTCGAGCAGCACTTCGATCGCGAGCAGCTCGCCGATCGCTATCTCGACGAGCTACGAGCGCTGGTCGGCGGTTAG
- a CDS encoding LysR family transcriptional regulator, whose translation MSGEAPAWHLFEAFLAVMQGGSLSAAARALRVAQPTVRRHIEALEQALGVVLFTRASNGLVPTQLARTTVPYAESIAASTRAIVRSLSGGVDDDRGTVRVACSEIVGAEVLPPLVAGLLRAHPRLQLELSLSNRNEDLLRRDADVAIRMVRPTQQGLVTRKVGVVGLGLYASVDYLAVREPPRAVGDLLEHVLVGADRERGLIDALGHLGVSARPRDFAVRCDNDLAQLAAVRAGVGIGVCQHGIAARDERLRRVLPAVAFELEAWLVMHEDLRGAGRVRRVFDHLGDALAQYLGAAAPRAAAPRRAKRRA comes from the coding sequence ATGAGCGGCGAGGCCCCGGCGTGGCACCTGTTCGAGGCGTTCCTGGCGGTCATGCAGGGCGGCAGCCTGTCGGCCGCCGCGCGGGCGCTGCGGGTCGCGCAACCAACCGTGCGGCGGCACATCGAGGCGCTCGAGCAGGCCCTCGGCGTGGTGTTGTTCACCCGCGCGAGCAACGGCCTGGTGCCGACACAGCTCGCGCGCACGACGGTGCCGTACGCCGAGTCGATCGCCGCCAGTACCCGCGCGATCGTGCGGTCGCTGTCCGGTGGCGTCGACGACGATCGCGGCACCGTGCGGGTCGCTTGTAGCGAGATCGTCGGCGCCGAGGTGCTGCCACCGCTGGTCGCCGGGCTGCTGCGGGCGCACCCGCGGCTGCAGCTCGAGCTCTCGCTGTCCAACCGCAACGAAGACCTCCTGCGGCGCGACGCCGACGTCGCGATCCGCATGGTGCGGCCGACCCAGCAGGGCCTGGTGACGCGCAAGGTCGGCGTGGTCGGCCTCGGGCTCTACGCCAGCGTCGACTACCTCGCGGTGCGCGAGCCACCGCGTGCGGTCGGCGATCTGCTCGAGCACGTGCTGGTGGGGGCCGATCGGGAGCGGGGGCTGATCGACGCGCTCGGGCATCTCGGGGTGTCGGCGCGGCCTCGCGACTTCGCAGTGCGCTGCGACAACGACCTCGCCCAGCTCGCGGCGGTGCGGGCCGGGGTCGGCATCGGGGTGTGCCAGCACGGCATCGCGGCCCGCGACGAGCGATTGCGGCGGGTGCTGCCGGCGGTGGCGTTCGAGCTCGAGGCGTGGCTGGTCATGCACGAAGATCTGCGTGGCGCCGGCCGGGTACGCCGCGTGTTCGATCACCTCGGCGACGCGCTCGCGCAGTACCTCGGCGCCGCGGCCCCGCGCGCGGCAGCTCCGCGCCGTGCCAAGCGGCGCGCCTAA
- a CDS encoding DUF4260 domain-containing protein produces MPATATTSLPTATATGAVAGTARLLLRLEGAASLAASVTAFALMGGAWSTFALTFLLPDLSLLGYLAGARVGAVAYNVGHSTIGPVVLAGLGLALGTPAAWLAASIWLAHIGFDRMLGYGLKYATGFRHTHLGLVGHA; encoded by the coding sequence ATGCCCGCCACCGCCACCACCTCGCTCCCCACCGCCACCGCCACCGGCGCGGTCGCAGGCACCGCCAGGCTGCTGCTGCGCCTCGAGGGCGCGGCCTCGTTGGCGGCGTCGGTCACCGCGTTCGCGCTGATGGGCGGCGCGTGGTCGACCTTCGCGCTCACCTTCTTGCTGCCCGATCTCTCGCTGCTCGGTTACCTCGCCGGCGCGCGGGTGGGCGCGGTCGCCTACAACGTCGGTCACAGCACGATCGGGCCGGTCGTGCTCGCCGGCCTCGGGCTCGCCCTCGGCACCCCGGCGGCGTGGTTGGCCGCGTCGATCTGGCTCGCGCACATCGGCTTCGACCGCATGCTCGGCTACGGCCTGAAGTACGCCACCGGCTTCCGTCACACGCACCTTGGCCTCGTCGGCCACGCCTAG
- a CDS encoding polysaccharide deacetylase family protein, with the protein MTEAAEHDRSRAVLTIMLEDETRVEHERVGQATPGDPSLVERRLERALESLESLGVGATFFAEGRLAAELRRDCWAPLLARHELGSQGLSRTSVARLGPERFGDDAKRGRDALEDASGTAVRCFRAPDFSADGCEPWFGEALATAGYTRDASLRCASLPDDAHDGCFALPGSDGRVIALPMPMLPANLPMAGQKIMFLGSAAFRMLPLPTLRVVFELAEGQGFVPQVLLQLADFDPYGPTGFESETGWRARFEHMLRNTGRDGVHTKLQQLGWRWRFDTVASVVGAP; encoded by the coding sequence ATGACCGAAGCCGCCGAGCACGACCGAAGCCGCGCCGTGTTGACCATCATGCTCGAGGACGAGACGCGTGTGGAGCACGAGCGCGTGGGCCAGGCGACACCCGGTGATCCGTCGCTGGTCGAGCGCCGACTCGAGCGCGCACTCGAGTCGCTGGAGTCGCTCGGCGTGGGCGCGACGTTCTTCGCCGAAGGCCGGCTCGCCGCCGAGCTGCGGCGGGACTGCTGGGCACCGCTGCTCGCCCGCCACGAGCTCGGTTCGCAGGGGCTGTCACGCACCTCGGTCGCGCGGCTGGGGCCGGAGCGCTTCGGCGACGACGCCAAGCGCGGCCGTGACGCGCTCGAGGACGCCAGCGGCACCGCGGTGCGGTGCTTTCGTGCGCCGGACTTCTCCGCCGACGGCTGCGAGCCATGGTTCGGCGAGGCGCTGGCGACCGCCGGCTACACGCGCGACGCGTCGCTGCGTTGCGCGAGCCTCCCCGACGACGCCCACGACGGCTGCTTCGCACTGCCTGGCAGCGATGGCCGCGTGATCGCGCTGCCGATGCCGATGTTGCCGGCGAACCTGCCGATGGCGGGGCAGAAGATCATGTTCCTCGGTAGCGCCGCGTTCCGCATGCTGCCACTGCCGACGCTGCGCGTGGTCTTCGAGCTCGCCGAAGGTCAGGGTTTCGTGCCGCAGGTGCTGTTGCAGCTGGCCGACTTCGACCCCTACGGGCCGACCGGGTTCGAGTCGGAGACCGGCTGGCGTGCGCGCTTCGAACACATGCTGCGCAACACCGGTCGCGACGGTGTGCACACCAAGCTGCAGCAGCTGGGCTGGCGCTGGCGCTTCGACACCGTCGCGTCGGTCGTCGGTGCGCCGTGA
- a CDS encoding outer membrane beta-barrel protein, with protein MLASIASLLLVVPTIALAGPRTYAGPDAIAAVAEPAAVAEPAPSASSGEPSAPDEVAPQLRAATPPGASSASAEVHPRPRERATDETLVRRVTRPGDGGPRRTWVVGGFVDADYVFNSNLPRNHINRGMGTAPRSGEFSVPLAAAYVRHDADRREPWFLELALQVGPAATGLVASDPEPGGDASRLAGANVWQHIGRANAGVRVPKLRTEIGGGLFGTPIGYWSFWAKDNWTYSTPWHLNAAPYVLMGLRVLQPIGKRVLLQAWVHNGWATFADLNRVPSYLAGLIVEPVTGVHLGQFVHFGAEDHDTRPRAWRMLSDTWAAWEHGRVGLVATFDVMRERVTALPGSPVALYVTGAVSPRVQIASFRRDAIHWWLAARGEAFWDRDGRIYGVPQLLGSAVASSDLRLFEYLQLRVEYRYDRSNATAGFFYRGAAIHDGDAGLARSQHAVYVALIGTFEHWFGRRDR; from the coding sequence ATGCTCGCGTCGATCGCCTCGCTGTTGCTGGTGGTGCCGACCATCGCCCTCGCCGGGCCGCGGACGTACGCGGGGCCCGACGCGATCGCAGCGGTCGCAGAGCCCGCAGCGGTCGCCGAGCCCGCGCCGTCGGCGTCGTCGGGTGAGCCCTCGGCGCCCGACGAGGTCGCGCCCCAGCTGCGCGCTGCCACGCCGCCAGGCGCGAGCTCGGCGTCGGCGGAGGTGCATCCCCGCCCGCGTGAGCGCGCGACGGACGAGACCTTGGTGCGCCGCGTGACGCGTCCGGGCGATGGCGGCCCGCGGCGCACGTGGGTGGTCGGCGGCTTCGTCGACGCCGACTACGTGTTCAACTCGAACCTGCCGCGCAACCACATCAACCGTGGCATGGGCACGGCGCCGCGCAGCGGCGAGTTCTCGGTGCCGCTCGCGGCGGCGTACGTGCGCCACGACGCCGACCGTCGCGAGCCGTGGTTCCTCGAGCTCGCGCTGCAGGTCGGGCCCGCCGCGACCGGCCTGGTCGCCAGCGATCCCGAGCCCGGTGGCGATGCCAGTCGCCTCGCCGGCGCCAACGTGTGGCAGCACATCGGGCGTGCCAACGCGGGCGTGCGCGTCCCCAAGCTCCGCACCGAGATCGGCGGCGGCCTGTTCGGCACGCCGATCGGCTACTGGAGCTTCTGGGCCAAGGACAACTGGACCTACTCGACCCCGTGGCACCTCAACGCGGCGCCCTACGTGTTGATGGGCCTGCGTGTGCTGCAGCCGATCGGCAAGCGCGTGCTGCTGCAGGCCTGGGTGCACAACGGCTGGGCCACGTTCGCGGACCTCAACCGGGTGCCGAGCTACCTCGCCGGGCTGATCGTCGAGCCGGTCACCGGTGTCCACCTCGGACAGTTCGTGCACTTCGGGGCCGAGGACCACGACACGCGACCGCGCGCGTGGCGGATGCTGAGCGACACCTGGGCCGCGTGGGAGCACGGGCGCGTCGGACTGGTCGCGACCTTCGACGTGATGCGCGAGCGCGTCACCGCGTTGCCCGGCAGCCCGGTGGCGTTGTACGTGACCGGCGCGGTCTCACCCCGCGTGCAGATCGCGAGCTTTCGACGCGATGCCATCCACTGGTGGCTGGCGGCCCGCGGCGAGGCCTTCTGGGATCGCGACGGGCGCATCTACGGGGTGCCGCAGCTGCTGGGCTCGGCGGTGGCGAGCAGCGACCTGCGGCTGTTCGAGTACCTGCAGCTGCGGGTCGAGTATCGCTACGATCGCAGCAACGCGACCGCGGGCTTCTTCTACCGAGGCGCCGCAATCCACGACGGCGACGCCGGCCTCGCTCGCTCGCAGCACGCGGTCTACGTGGCGCTCATCGGGACCTTCGAGCATTGGTTCGGTCGGCGCGACCGCTGA